The Paenibacillus sp. FSL W8-0426 region ATATCGAGAAACTGTCGGCCTTCTGCGCCGTATGCGGCAGCCCGGATGCTGCCTTCACGCAGCGCATTGTCAATGGCGAACCCGTTACGCTCGGACCGGTCGTCATGATTGGCGATTCGGAGGCTTATGAGCCACGTTGCCGGCACTGCTTTGTTCCTCCTCATAAAGTGGATTGTCCATAAATCCGGTCTCTCCTGCAGCTTTAATTTTGATTCGGACTATTACAATACATTCTTCTAATATGAAGCCCTACGGGGCTTTTTTATTATGGCGAGGCGTCCACTTTCGCTATTTCCGCGATATCCATACACAAAAAAGCACCGCTTTGCAGCGATGCAACAGGTGTTCTTTTTTTAGTCGCGTGTCACGAAATATTTATTGGTCATATAATAGGCGTCGCCTCGGGACGTTTCGACCATTCCTTTTTTGGCATCCAGAAATACGATTTCCTTGCATTTGGTGCAATACCACTTGGTTCGCTTATATGGAGATTCCGTTACGTAAGCCGTACCGCATTTGCAATCGATCTTCATCAAAATCTCGCTGGATTTATAAGCGCTGGACAAGCGTTCCATGTTATCCTGCTGCTGTGTGGGCATTATGGTTTGCTGATAATCGGATAGATGATTCTGAACCTTGAAGTCTGCCACAAGTCCTGCGTTCAACCCAAAAAATTCCTTGCCGATTTCGGTCACGAAGCGCTTCTCGTTTTTGTAGCAATCAAGCCACTCCATAATCTGTTTGTTGGACAATGGAACCGTACCCTTGATACCGCTATTTAAGGTGTAGGTCATGATGTATAAAGTATCGTCTTGTCTACCTGAGTACATTAGAATCCTCCTTCGAATACATTTGCTAATGTACTACAAAAGCGCCCATAAATCAAAACCATGTTATTTCCTGAACGCTCCTTTTTCATTTAAATGGGAAAAAAACCTCGCCGATCCGCCAAATTTTTGCAGGATGCGCATACGCCAATCACATTTCCTTGTGGACCCGCATAATGTACGACCGCTTTGACCTTATTGCTGCAGATCGAACAATGGTTCCTCCTTTCACGTTTGGGGGTGTAGTCCGATAGCTTCACTACGTTTTGGCTATCCTTGAAACCGCGTAGAAAGCGCAACCATCTCATCTGGCACTCACTCTTTCTAGTCATCATAATCTCTCGATCTCATCCAAAATAAACCTTCGTTCTCTATGTAACATCTTCCATGCTGTACAAGTCTATCTCATATCCTATTCGACGTTTCGATGCTTTTTCCTGTTTTCCTCTTCATGCATATGAAAAAAAACCGACACTCCTTTGACGACAAAGGCGTGCCGGTCTTGCACGTTCACTTATAAAATGTCCCCAGCACGTCAAGGTCTGGAGAACGTTCAATCCGGAAAGGATAAATGTATCCTTGCGTCAAGCTGCCGGCGAATTTGCGGCTCCACAGGTCGATTCCTGACGTGAAACGATAGGCCTGGTACACGAATTTGGAGCAATAGTTACGCTCGATGCTCAGCAAATTGGTTTGCAGCCGGTAATGCTTGACTTGCTTGTAGTGTGTTTGCACCCATTCGGCGGCCTTCTGCCCTGCCTGGCTTAAACGGGAACGAAATACGATAAATCGGTCACCCTCGTAAAAACGGGTCAAATATCCGTCGATGCTGTCCGCGAAGACAGGTCCGTACGGGTGTACATGATAGACTTTGCCGTCCAGCCCTATAATGCCCATATGGCCTGCATAATACGTGGATTCGGAACTTGGCGTATATATGATATCCCCTGGCTCGAGTGCCAAATCAATCAAAGCCGCGAGTGGCTGATCGCGATCTGCGCGTCTGGCAGCAGCACGCTTGCGGCGTCCTTCGACGAGAAGCCGGTGAAGCATACCGGCCGACTTGAGATATATTTTCGCATAGGGAATGCGTTTATTCATTAAATGGCCATACCATTGACGGACGGATGAAGTGATGTCACGGAAATGATTCATCAAGCTTGCCCTTCTTCCTGAAAGAATGCTCTTTTTTCGCTACGAGCGTATGATGCTGCATTATATGTTATTATAGCCCGCTTTCCCGAATCCGATCAAACATGCCGAACCTGTTCCGTCCGCCTTCCGGGCACACCAAAAAGCAGCTTCGAATCGATCCGAAGCTGCCATGAATCATCGCTGAAGCAAAGGCGGGGGAATTATTCCTCAACCACGCCAAGCGCTTTGTTTTTTTCTTTGAAGCGCGAATTGTGGGACGACACGTAAGCTACCTTTTCGGCATCAGGATCCATGTACAATTTGGCGCTGTTTACGGCCAATGCGGCATCCGTAAATGTACCTGCGATGAGATGCAGCTTGCTGCCATAATCGACGAAATCGCCTGCCGCAAATACACCTGGAATATTGGTTTGCAGTCTTTCGGTAACGCTTACGTGCCACTCGCCAAGATCCAATCCCCAATCACGGATCGGTCCGAAATCGCTCTTCATGCCATGATTCACAATGATTGCGTCCACATCAAGCAACTCGCTCTCGCCAGTCTCCACATGGCAGATGGTCACTTGTTCAATCGTTTCACCGTTTTGGCTGTGCAGCTTATCTACGGCAAAAGGTGTTCTGACGTCGACCGAAGACTCTCGCATCCGCAGCACATTCCGCTCCAATCCGCCAAAACGGTCACGACGATGCACCACCGTTACCTGCTCGGCCAGCGGCTCCAGCTCATTCGCCCAATCGACGGCAGAGTCCCCCCCGCCCGAAATCAACACTTTT contains the following coding sequences:
- a CDS encoding NAD(P)/FAD-dependent oxidoreductase; amino-acid sequence: MEQQLELYDVTIIGGGPAGMYSAFYSGMRDMKTKLIEARDRLGGRMLFYPEKMIWDVGGVTPILCEKLIQQLEEQARTFEPTIVFEQQIEGFERQPDGTIILTAATGEKHWTRTVILAIGYGIYKMAKLELEGADRYEVTNLHYTVQELEPFRGKKVLISGGGDSAVDWANELEPLAEQVTVVHRRDRFGGLERNVLRMRESSVDVRTPFAVDKLHSQNGETIEQVTICHVETGESELLDVDAIIVNHGMKSDFGPIRDWGLDLGEWHVSVTERLQTNIPGVFAAGDFVDYGSKLHLIAGTFTDAALAVNSAKLYMDPDAEKVAYVSSHNSRFKEKNKALGVVEE